The Setaria viridis chromosome 6, Setaria_viridis_v4.0, whole genome shotgun sequence genome contains a region encoding:
- the LOC117859959 gene encoding uncharacterized protein: MPADPKPPRAAALPARPLLLALPFLSLLLLLYVYSSSPTSSSSPSAAAAATIAIASSTSTTAAVPLTPSPPSPHIRMRAARFRSYDDYLRHQLNKTLDPRLRRVWATRDWRRKVDAFARAFSSLQRQGLLRNASRALCVGARLGQEVAALRQVGVADAVGIDLAPAPPLVVRGDFHAQPFDDATFDFEFSNVFDHALYPDRFAAEIERTLRPGGVAVLHVAVHRRGDKYSANDLLDVQGLVGLFRRCDVVRVSKVDAFGLDTEVILRKKRSAAHP; the protein is encoded by the coding sequence atgcCCGCCGACCCCAAGCCCCCGCGCGCGGCTGCCCTGCCCGCGCGCcctctcctcctcgcgctccccttcctctccctgctcctcctcctctacgtctactcctcctcccccacctcctcctcctctccctccgccgcagcggcggcaaccatcgccatcgcctcctccacctccaccacggcCGCGGTGCCTCTCACGCCATCCCCGCCTTCGCCGCACATCCGCATGCGCGCGGCCCGGTTCCGCTCCTACGACGACTACCTCCGTCACCAGCTCAACAAGACGCTGgacccgcgcctccgccgcgtgTGGGCGACCCGGGACTGGCGCCGCAAGGTGGACGCCTTCGCGCGCGCCTTCTCGTCCCTCcagcgccagggcctcctccgcaaCGCCTCCCGTGCGCTCTGCGTCGGGGCCCGCCTCGGCCAGGAGGTGGCCGCGCTGCGCCAGGTCGGCGTCGCGGACGCCGTCGGCATCGACctcgccccggccccgccgctcgTCGTCCGGGGGGACTTCCACGCGCAGCCGTTCGACGACGCCACCTTCGACTTCGAGTTCTCCAACGTCTTCGACCACGCGCTCTACCCGGACCGATTCGCCGCCGAGATCGAGCGCACCCTGCGGcccggcggcgtcgccgtgCTCCACGTCGCCGTCCACCGCCGCGGGGACAAGTACTCCGCCAACGACCTGCTCGACGTCCAGGGCCTCGTGGGGCTATTCCGGCGCTGCGACGTCGTCAGGGTCTCCAAGGTTGACGCCTTCGGGCTCGACACCGAGGTCATCCTCCGAAAGAAGAGGTCCGCTGCTCATCCCTAG